One genomic window of Gallus gallus isolate bGalGal1 chromosome 34, bGalGal1.mat.broiler.GRCg7b, whole genome shotgun sequence includes the following:
- the SCN8A gene encoding sodium channel protein type 8 subunit alpha isoform X3, giving the protein MELARFQCDHDGVYNRVCKPRQCFSSAHFQGSESFENYFCNSRYVTEFVDLGNVSALRTFRVLRALKTISVIPGLKTIVGALIQSVKKLSDVMILTVFCLSVFALIGLQLFMGNLRNKCVIWPINVNETYLDNGSRGFDWEEYTNNMSNFYIIPGAPDPLLCGNSSDAGQCPEGYTCMKAGRNPNYGYTSFDTFSWAFLALFRLMTQDFWENLYQLTLRAAGKTYMIFFVLVIFVGSFYLVNLILAVVAMAYEEQNQATLEEAEQKEAEFKAMLEQLKKQQEEAQAAAMVTSAGTVSEDAVEDDGGGRMSRSSSEISKLSSKSAKERRNRRKKRKDKELSEGEEKGDNEKVFKSESEDGMRRKAFRLPDNRIGRKFSIMNQSLLSIPGSPFLSRHNSKSSIFSYKGRFRDPGSENEFADDEHSTVEESEGRRDSLFIPIRGRDRRSSYSGYSGYSQGSRSSRIFPNLRRNIKRNSTVDCNGVVSLIGGPPSSMPGGRLLPEGTTEIEIKKKPGGSLLVSMDQVNASYGRKDRTNSVMTGLTNTLVEELEESQRKCPPCWYKFANTFLIWECHPYWIKLKEIVNLIVMDPFVDLAITICIVLNTLFMAMEHHPMTPEFEHVLSVGNLVFTGIFTAEMFLKLIAMDPYYYFQEGWNIFDGFIVSLSLMELSLANVEGLSVLRSFRLLRVFKLAKSWPTLNMLIKIIGNSVGALGNLTLVLAIIVFIFAVVGMQLFGKNYKECVCKINPECELPRWHMHDFFHSFLIVFRVLCGEWIETMWDCMEVAGQAMCLIVFMMVMVIGNLVVLNLFLALLLSSFSADNLAATDDDGEMNNLQISVIRIKKGIAWTKAKVREFMQAHFKQREADEVKPLDELYDKKVNCIANHTGADIHRDIDYQKNGNGTTSGIGSSVEKYIIDEDHMSFINNPNLTVRVPIAVGESDFENLNTEDFSSDTDPDGSKEKLDDTSSSEGSTIDIKPEVEEVPVEAPEEYLDPDACFTEGCMQRCKCCQVNIEEGLGKSWWTLRKTCFLIVEHNWFETFIIFMILLSSGALAFEDIYIEQRKTIRTILEYADKVFTYIFILEMLLKWCAYGFVKFFTNAWCWLDFLIVAVSLVSLIANALGYSELGAIKSLRTLRALRPLRALSRFEGMRVVVNALVGAIPSIMNVLLVCLIFWLIFSIMGVNLFAGKYHYCFNETSEERFEIEIVNNKTDCEALMPPNSTEIRWKNVKINFDNVGAGYLALLQVATFKGWMDIMYAAVDSRKQEEQPKYEDNIYMYIYFVIFIIFGSFFTLNLFIGVIIDNFNQQKKKFGGQDIFMTEEQKKYYNAMKKLGSKKPQKPIPRPLNRIQGAVFDFVTQQAFDIVIMMLICLNMVTMMVETDTQSKQMEDILYWINLVFVIFFTCECVLKMFALRHYYFTIGWNIFDFVVVILSIVGMFLAEIIEKYFVSPTLFRVIRLARIGRILRLIKGAKGIRTLLFALMMSLPALFNIGLLLFLVMFIFSIFGMSNFAYVKHEAGIDDMFNFETFGNSMICLFQITTSAGWDGLLLPILNRPPDCDLDKEHPGSGFKGDCGNPSVGIFFFVSYIIISFLIVVNMYIAIILENFSVATEESADPLSEDDFETFYEIWEKFDPDATQFIEYSKLADFADALEHPLRVPKPNTIELIAMDLPMVSGDRIHCLDILFAFTKRVLGDSGELDILRQQMEERFVASNPSKVSYEPITTTLRRKQEEVSAVVLQRAYRSRLARRGFISRRPLPTKMENGGTNREKKEGTPSTASLPSYDSVTKPEKEKQQRAEEGRRERAKRQKDVRESKC; this is encoded by the exons GCCTGAAGACCATTGTGGGTGCCCTGATCCAGTCAGTGAAGAAGCTGTCGGATGTGATGATCCTGACGGTGTTTTGCCTCAGTGTCTTTGCTCTGATTGGGCTGCAGCTGTTTATGGGCAATTTGAGGAACAAGTGTGTGATATGGCCAATTAATGTGAACGAGACGTACCTGGATAACGGCTCCCGGGGCTTTGACTGGGAGGAATACACCAACAATATGT CAAATTTTTACATAATTCCTGGTGCCCCTGATCCTTTGCTCTGTGGTAACAGCTCCGATGCAGG TCAATGTCCAGAGGGTTACACATGCATGAAAGCAGGACGGAACCCAAACTACGGTTACACGAGCTTTGACACTTTCAGCTGGGCTTTCCTGGCTCTGTTTCGCCTTATGACTCAGGACTTTTGGGAAAACTTGTATCAATTA ACCTTACGAGCAGCTGGAAAAACCTACATGATCTTCTTTGTCCTGGTGATCTTCGTGGGCTCGTTCTATCTGGTCAACCTGATTCTGGCTGTGGTGGCCATGGCTTACGAAGAGCAGAACCAGGCTACGttggaggaggcagagcagaaagaggcCGAATTTAAGGCCATGTTAGAACAGttgaaaaagcagcaggaggaggcacAG GCTGCTGCCATGGTCACTTCTGCAGGGACGGTCTCTGAGGATGCTGTGGAAGATGATGGTGGTGGGAGGATGTCTCGGAGCTCATCAGAGATCTCTAAACTGAGTTCCAAGAGTGCCAAAGAGCGCCGTAACCGGAGGAAGAAGCGGAAGGACAAAGAGCTGTCggaaggggaggagaagggagacaACGAGAAAGTGTTCAAGTCTGAATCAGAGGATGGCATGAGGAGAAAAGCCTTCAGGCTGCCAGATAACAGAATAGGAAGAAAGTTTTCCATCATGAACCAG TCTCTCCTCAGCATCCCGGGCTCCCCTTTCCTCTCCCGACACAACAGCAAGAGCAGCATCTTCAGCTACAAGGGCCGATTCCGCGACCCGGGCTCGGAGAATGAATTCGCCGACGACGAACACAGCACGGTGGAGGAGAGCGAAGGCCGCAGGGATTCCCTCTTCATCCCCATCCGCGGCCGCGACCGACGGAGCAGCTACAGCGGATACAGCGGCTACAGCCAGGGCAGCCGCTCCTCGCGGATATTCCCCAACCTCCGCCGCAACATCAAGAGGAACAGCACGGTGGATTGCAACGGCGTCGTGTCCCTCATCGGCGGCCCGCCTTCCAGCATGCCCGGCGGGCGCCTTCTGCCTGAG GGTACGACTGAAATTGAAATTAAGAAGAAACCTGGTGGGTCTCTCTTGGTCTCGATGGATCAGGTGAACGCCTCCTATGGAAGGAAGGATCGTACCAACAGCGTGATGACCGGCTTGACCAACACCCTCGTTGAGG AGCTGGAGGAGTCCCAGAGGAAGTGTCCCCCATGCTGGTACAAATTTGCCAACACATTCTTGATCTGGGAATGCCACCCCTACTGGATCAAGCTGAAGGAGATAGTGAACTTAATCGTCATGGATCCCTTTGTTGACCTGGCCATCACCATCTGCATTGTGCTCAACACTCTGTTCATGGCAATGGAGCACCATCCTATGACCCCAGAGTTTGAACACGTGCTCTCCGTAGGAAATCTG GTTTTCACGGGAattttcacagcagaaatgttCCTGAAGCTCATCGCCATGGATCCCTACTATTATTTCCAGGAAGGCTGGAACATCTTTGATGGATTCATCGTCTCCCTCAGTTTAATGGAGCTGAGTCTGGCGAATGTGGAGGGGCTCTCTGTGCTGCGATCTTTCCGATTG ctgagagtcTTCAAACTGGCCAAGTCCTGGCCCACTCTGAACATGCTGATAAAAATCATCGGTAACTCAGTGGgtgctttgggcaacctgacctTGGTGTTGGCCATCATCGTCTTCATCTTTGCGGTGGTGGGCATGCAGCTCTTTGGCAAAAACTACAAGGAGTGTGTCTGCAAGATCAATCCGGAGTGTGAGCTACCCCGCTGGCACATGCACGATTTCTTCCACTCCTTCCTTATTGTCTTCCGTGTGTTGTGTGGGGAATGGATTGAGACCATGTGGGATTGCATGGAGGTGGCAGGACAGGCCATGTGCTTGATTGTCTTCATGATGGTCATGGTCATCGGAAATTTAGTG GTGCTGAACCTGttcctggctttgctgctgAGCTCCTTCAGTGCAGACAACCTGGCAGCAACGGATGACGATGGGGAGATGAACAACCTGCAGATCTCTGTCATTCGCATCAAGAAGGGCATTGCCTGGACCAAGGCGAAAGTGCGTGAATTCATGCAGGCTCACTTCAAGCAGAGAGAGGCAGATGAGGTCAAACCCTTGGACGAGCTGTATGACAAGAAGGTGAACTGCATTGCCAACCACACGGGGGCTGATATCCACAGAGACATCGATTATCAGAAGAACGGCAATGGCACAACCAGTGGAATTGGGAGCAGCGTGGAGAAATACATCATTGATGAAGACCACATGTCCTTCATCAACAACCCCAACCTCACCGTCCGGGTGCCTATTGCTGTCGGGGAGTCAGACTTTGAAAATCTCAACACAGAAGATTTCAGCAGCGATACAGACCCTGATGGCAGCAAAGAG AAACTGGATGATACCAGCTCCTCCGAAGGCAGCACCATTGATATAAAGCCTGAAGTGGAAGAAGTCCCTGTGGAGGCACCAGAAGAGTATCTGGACCCGGATGCATGCTTCACTGAGG GTTGCATGCAGCGCTGTAAGTGTTGTCAGGTCAATATTGAGGAGGGGCTGGGGAAGTCCTGGTGGACTTTGAGGAAGACGTGTTTTCTGATCGTGGAGCACAACTGGTTTGAGACTTTCATCATCTTCATGATCCTACTGAGCAGTGGAGCTCTG GCTTTTGAGGATATTTACATAGAACAGAGGAAAACCATCCGGACCATCCTGGAGTACGCAGACAAGGTCTTCACGTACATTTTCATCCTGGAGATGTTGCTGAAATGGTGCGCCTATGGATTCGTCAAGTTCTTCACCAACGCCTGGTGCTGGCTGGATTTCCTCATTGTGGCT GTCTCTTTAGTCAGCCTTATAGCTAATGCCCTGGGCTACTCGGAACTAGGTGCCATAAAGTCCCTTAGGACCCTAAGAGCTTTGAGGCCTTTAAGAGCGTTGTCCCGATTTGAGGGGATGAGG GTGGTTGTCAATGCCTTGGTTGGCGCTATCCCTTCTATTATGAATGTCTTGTTGGTCTGCCTTATCTTCTGGCTGATTTTCAGCATTATGGGGGTTAACCTGTTTGCTGGGAAATATCATTACTGCTTTAATGAAACATCTGAGGAGCGCTTTGAAATAGAGATTGTTAACAACAAGACAGACTGTGAAGCGCTGATGCCGCCCAACTCCACTGAGATCCGATGGAAGAATGTGAAAATCAACTTTGACAACGTTGGGGCAGGATACCTGGCTCTCCTGCAAGTT GCAACATTCAAGGGCTGGATGGACATCATGTATGCAGCAGTAGATTCCAGAAAG CAAGAAGAGCAACCCAAGTACGAGGACAACATCtacatgtacatatattttGTTATCTTCATCATCTTTGGCTCCTTTTTCACTCTGAACTTGTTCATCGGTGTCATCATTGACAACTTCaatcaacaaaagaaaaag TTTGGAGGTCAAGATATTTTCatgacagaagaacaaaagaaatactACAATGCCATGAAAAAACTGGGCTCCAAGAAGCCTCAAAAGCCAATTCCCCGACCTCTG AACCGCATTCAGGGAGCTGTCTTTGACTTTGTCACTCAGCAAGCATTCGACATCGTCATCATGATGCTCATCTGCCTCAACATGGTGACCATGATGGTGGAGACGGACACACAGAGCAAGCAGATGGAGGACATCCTCTACTGGATCAACCTGGTGTTCGTCATCTTCTTCACCTGCGAGTGTGTGCTGAAGATGTTCGCCTTGCGGCACTACTACTTCACCATTGGGTGGAACATCTTTGACTTCGTTGTTGTGATTCTGTCCATTGTGG gaATGTTCCTGGCTGAAATCATCGAGAAGTATTTTGTATCCCCCACTCTCTTCCGAGTCATCCGCCTGGCTCGTATTGGACGTATTCTGCGTTTGATCAAAGGAGCCAAAGGGATCCGCACCTTGCTTTTTGCCTTAATGATGTCTTTGCCTGCCTTGTTCAACATCGGCCTCTTGCTGTTCCTGGTCATGTTCATCTTCTCCATCTTCGGCATGTCCAACTTTGCCTACGTCAAGCATGAGGCTGGCATCGATGACATGTTCAACTTTGAGACCTTTGGCAACAGCATGATCTGCTTGTTCCAGATCACGACGTCGGCCGGCTGGGATGGCCTCCTGCTGCCCATCCTAAACCGGCCTCCAGACTGCGACCTGGACAAGGAGCATCCCGGGAGCGGCTTTAAGGGGGACTGCGGGAACCCCTCGGTggggatatttttctttgtgagCTACATCATCATCTCCTTCCTGATCGTGGTCAACATGTACATCGCCATCATCCTGGAGAACTTCAGCGTGGCGACGGAGGAGAGCGCAGACCCGTTGAGCGAGGACGACTTCGAGACCTTCTACGAGATCTGGGAGAAGTTCGACCCCGACGCCACGCAGTTCATAGAGTACAGCAAGCTGGCGGACTTTGCAGATGCTTTGGAACATCCTCTGCGCGTCCCAAAGCCCAACACCATCGAACTCATCGCCATGGACCTCCCTATGGTAAGTGGAGACAGGATCCACTGTTTAGACATCCTGTTTGCCTTCACCAAACGCGTCCTGGGGGACAGCGGAGAGCTGGATATACTGAGACAACAGATGGAGGAAAGGTTTGTGGCTTCCAACCCTTCCAAAGTGTCTTACgagcccatcaccaccacgcTGCGGCGCAAGCAGGAGGAGGTCTCGGCCGTGGTGTTGCAGAGGGCTTACAGGTCGCGGTTGGCGAGGCGGGGGTTCATCAGCCGAAGACCCCTCCCCACCAAAATGGAAAATGGTGGAACGAACagggagaagaaggaagggacgCCCTCCACTGCGTCGCTGCCGTCCTACGACAGCGTCACCAAACCtgagaaggagaagcagcagcggGCGGAGGAGGGAAGACGGGAACGGGCGAAAAGGCAAAAAGATGTCAGGGAATCCAAGTGTTGA
- the TMDD1 gene encoding transmembrane and death domain protein 1 → MAMGTGVMLAPAGLVLLLMAVGGHCEDTVAANVGRHTMARIAALLSPSECRQLQEQLMGPSKDTRGPEQNPKDGSHPRIPRQRPGCSEALRRWLETEGEVTSWDQLVRSLRRIGRPDIARELGKNLNQDRSLELRRNVEEYGRSVQHLTSSLLLQGEQHGMARSRRGAGDMGDLRFERRPPPPYTRSLLGWVGPVLLGILGGFIASILVAVITVFSCHWALSSVTS, encoded by the coding sequence ATGGCAATGGGCACCGGAGTGATGCTGGCACCTGCGGGGCTCGTCCTCCTGTTGATGGCAGTGGGTGGACACTGTGAGGACACAGTGGCAGCCAACGTTGGCCGTCACACCATGGCCCGCATCGCCGCGCTGCTGTCCCCATCTGAGTGCCGccagctccaggagcagctgaTGGGACCCAGCAAGGACACGAGGGGACCGGAGCAGAACCCAAAGGACGGCAGTCATCCCCGCATCCCACGCCAACGCCCCGGCTGCTCAGAGGCTCTACGGAGGTGGCTGGAAACAGAGGGAGAGGTGACATCGTGGGACCAACTGGTCCGCAGCCTCCGCCGGATCGGGCGCCCCGACATCGCCCGAGAGCTGGGGAAAAACCTGAACCAGGACCGGAGCCTGGAGCTGCGCAGGAATGTGGAGGAGTACGGCCGCAGCGTGCAGCACCTcacctcctcactgctgctgcagggcgagcagcatggcatggcacggAGCAGGAGGGGTgcgggggatatgggggatcTGCGCTTCGAGAGGCGGCCGCCCCCTCCCTACACCCGCAGCCTTCTGGGCTGGGTGGGCCCCGTGCTCTTGGGTATCCTCGGGGGGTTCATCGCCTCCATCCTCGTTGCTGTGATCACTGTGttttcctgtcactgggcactgAGCTCGGTCACCTCCTGA